In Pirellulales bacterium, the DNA window GGCCCGCGCGACAGTTGGTTCGTTCAGTGTCGTTCGTTCAGTGTCGTGCTGGTCGTTTCGTCAGTTCCGTGCTGCTCCGAAATCATGGCGCAGCCTGCCAAAGGAGGCCTCGTTCGATGGCGAGCTTCAACCGAGTCATCCTGGTCGGGAATTTGACGCGCGATCCCGAGCTGCGCTACACGCCGACGAACACGCCCGTCACGGAAATCGGCCTGGCAGTGAACGACCGGCGTAAGAACGCCAACGGCGAATGGGTCGAGGAAACGACGTTTGTCGATGTAACCCTGTGGGCGCGCACGGCCGAGGTCGCCAGCGAATATCTGACCAAAGGTGCGTCGGTCATGATCGAAGGGCGCCTTAAGCTCGACACCTGGGAAACCGACGGGCAGAAGCGGTCGAAGCTGCGCGTTGTCGGTGAGCGGATGCAGATGCTCGGCGGACGTGGCG includes these proteins:
- the ssb gene encoding single-stranded DNA-binding protein; the encoded protein is MASFNRVILVGNLTRDPELRYTPTNTPVTEIGLAVNDRRKNANGEWVEETTFVDVTLWARTAEVASEYLTKGASVMIEGRLKLDTWETDGQKRSKLRVVGERMQMLGGRGGGGGEGGGGGGGARRGGSAGGSSGGRGGPQYDDSEYGPPADVYGGGSESRGGSAPNDDIPF